A single window of Desulfovibrio sp. G11 DNA harbors:
- the speA gene encoding biosynthetic arginine decarboxylase codes for MAKNRALQQWRVEDSIELYGIRNWGAGYFDVSDAGEVVICPQGPKGPQVSIPEIISGLRDRGYDMPVLLRVENILDSRIANIHESFRKAIKNLGYTGAYRGVFPIKVNQQQQVVEKIAQFGAQYHHGLEVGSKAELIAAVSLMQDREACIVCNGYKDEEFMDLGLQALRMGFNVFFVLEMPSELNVLLERSKALGVRPNIGVRAKLAVKAGGHWTDSGGERSTFGLSPAQVVDVVDTLKSHDMLDCFKLLHYHLGSQVSNIRDIRTGVMEGARLYVGLIQEGAPMGYLDLGGGLAVDYDGSHTNFISSRNYNLDEYCTDVVETIMSILDEENVPHPHIITESGRATVAYYSVLLFNVLDVSMIEEVQLPESLPEGMPEPVQNLRETLANISLRNLQECYNDAIYYRDEMRQLFSTGRVNLRQRTIAERFFWAIIMRIAQEKTRLKNVPRDLADIDVSLADIYYGNFSVFQSLPDTWAIDQLFPVMPIHRLREFPARHAIISDITCDSDGRIDQFIDPQGMKPTLELHPLRDGEEYYLGVFLVGAYQETLGDLHNLMGDTNVVSIRVAEDGSYEYVREIRGDSVADILSYVEYDPRRILEDLRSTAELAVRQGRISPSERFSVMQAFEDGLRGYTYFER; via the coding sequence TTGGCAAAAAACCGCGCATTGCAGCAGTGGCGGGTGGAGGATTCCATCGAACTGTACGGCATCCGCAATTGGGGGGCCGGATATTTTGACGTTTCCGATGCGGGCGAAGTGGTTATCTGCCCGCAAGGTCCCAAAGGCCCGCAGGTTTCCATTCCGGAGATCATCTCCGGTCTGCGTGACAGGGGCTATGACATGCCCGTGCTTTTGCGCGTGGAAAATATTCTGGACTCGCGCATAGCGAACATTCATGAAAGTTTTCGTAAGGCCATAAAAAATCTCGGCTATACCGGAGCCTACCGCGGCGTTTTTCCCATCAAGGTGAATCAGCAGCAGCAGGTGGTGGAAAAGATCGCCCAGTTCGGCGCACAGTACCACCACGGGCTTGAGGTCGGTTCAAAGGCCGAGCTTATTGCCGCAGTGTCGCTCATGCAGGACAGGGAAGCCTGCATCGTGTGTAACGGGTACAAGGATGAAGAGTTCATGGACCTGGGCCTTCAGGCCCTGCGCATGGGCTTTAACGTATTTTTTGTGCTTGAAATGCCCAGCGAGTTGAACGTGCTGCTGGAACGCAGCAAGGCCCTCGGGGTGCGCCCCAATATCGGCGTGCGTGCCAAGCTGGCCGTAAAGGCTGGCGGCCACTGGACGGATTCCGGCGGCGAGCGCTCCACCTTCGGGCTTTCCCCGGCGCAGGTGGTGGACGTGGTGGACACCCTCAAAAGCCACGACATGCTGGACTGCTTCAAGCTGCTGCACTACCATCTTGGTTCGCAGGTTTCCAACATCCGCGACATCCGCACGGGAGTGATGGAAGGCGCACGCCTTTATGTGGGCCTCATTCAGGAAGGCGCACCCATGGGGTATCTTGACCTGGGCGGCGGCCTGGCTGTGGACTATGACGGTTCGCACACCAACTTCATTTCTTCGCGCAACTATAATCTGGATGAATACTGCACCGACGTGGTGGAAACCATCATGAGCATCCTGGATGAGGAAAATGTGCCTCACCCGCACATCATCACCGAGTCCGGCCGCGCCACCGTGGCGTACTATTCGGTGCTGCTTTTCAACGTGCTGGACGTCAGCATGATTGAAGAAGTGCAGCTGCCAGAAAGCCTGCCCGAAGGCATGCCCGAGCCGGTGCAGAACCTGCGGGAAACCCTGGCCAACATCAGCCTGCGCAATCTGCAGGAATGCTATAACGACGCCATCTATTACCGCGATGAAATGCGTCAGCTTTTCTCCACCGGCCGGGTGAATTTGCGTCAGCGCACCATTGCCGAGCGTTTTTTCTGGGCTATCATCATGCGCATCGCCCAGGAAAAAACCCGTCTCAAGAATGTGCCGCGCGATCTGGCCGACATTGATGTGAGCCTGGCCGACATCTATTACGGCAACTTCAGCGTGTTCCAGTCCTTGCCCGATACCTGGGCCATCGACCAGCTTTTCCCGGTCATGCCCATACACAGGCTCAGGGAGTTCCCTGCGCGTCATGCCATCATCTCGGACATCACCTGCGATTCCGATGGCCGTATCGATCAGTTTATCGACCCCCAGGGCATGAAACCCACGCTGGAACTGCACCCCCTGCGCGACGGCGAGGAGTACTATCTTGGCGTGTTCCTTGTGGGCGCATATCAGGAAACCCTGGGTGACCTGCATAACCTCATGGGTGATACCAACGTGGTGTCCATCCGTGTAGCCGAGGATGGAAGCTACGAGTACGTGCGTGAAATCCGTGGCGACTCTGTGGCGGATATTCTGAGCTATGTGGAGTACGACCCTCGCCGCATACTTGAAGACCTGCGCAGCA
- a CDS encoding efflux RND transporter periplasmic adaptor subunit translates to MTRPDNRLRIPFFFCTRPARTLRASGLLLALVLALLPALNGCSGNERENSGPAPAPVRVTPVMRADVPRLLHVVGNVRASASVGVRPRVAGEIQQVHFTEGQDVQEGQPLITIDPRPFEAALREKRGLLAKSQAQLNKALDDMARYGKLVGGGYVSREAYEQTATQAAALRATVQSDKAAVESAALDLSYCTVVAPISGRVGALNVDRGNMVKSTDAAPVVTIDTLSPIYVSFSVPEAHLPVILDRMGGESVPVTATPAGGQAEQGLLTLVDNSVDTRTGTIRLRGTFENASRRLWPGQFVQVQLPLGMGSSVLTVPSRAVQSGRDESYVYVVDAKKNAAYRPVKVLFEHNDVSVVEGSVSEGDKVVVEGQVRLAPGLPVKEVE, encoded by the coding sequence ATGACGCGCCCTGACAACCGCTTACGCATACCCTTTTTTTTCTGCACACGCCCTGCGCGGACGCTCCGGGCTTCAGGCCTGCTGCTGGCCCTGGTTCTGGCCCTGCTCCCCGCCCTGAACGGCTGTTCCGGCAATGAGCGGGAAAACTCCGGTCCGGCCCCGGCTCCCGTGCGCGTAACCCCGGTTATGCGCGCTGATGTGCCGCGTCTGCTGCACGTTGTGGGCAATGTGCGGGCTTCCGCCTCGGTGGGCGTCAGGCCCAGAGTAGCCGGAGAAATCCAGCAGGTCCACTTTACGGAAGGCCAGGACGTGCAGGAAGGCCAGCCCCTCATCACCATCGACCCGCGCCCTTTTGAGGCCGCCCTGCGCGAAAAGCGTGGTCTGCTGGCAAAATCACAGGCCCAGCTGAACAAGGCCCTTGATGACATGGCACGGTACGGCAAGCTGGTGGGCGGCGGCTATGTAAGCCGTGAGGCCTATGAGCAGACCGCGACCCAGGCCGCCGCACTGCGCGCTACCGTGCAGTCCGACAAGGCTGCCGTTGAAAGCGCGGCTCTTGACCTGTCATACTGTACGGTAGTGGCCCCCATCAGCGGTCGTGTGGGGGCCCTTAATGTGGACAGGGGCAATATGGTGAAATCCACGGATGCCGCTCCCGTGGTCACCATCGACACACTTTCGCCCATCTATGTGAGCTTTTCAGTTCCGGAAGCACACCTGCCCGTGATTCTTGACCGCATGGGCGGTGAGTCCGTCCCGGTTACGGCGACCCCCGCCGGAGGCCAGGCAGAACAGGGGCTGCTGACCCTGGTGGACAACAGCGTTGACACGCGCACAGGTACTATCCGCCTGCGGGGTACGTTTGAAAACGCCTCCCGCCGCTTGTGGCCCGGCCAGTTTGTGCAGGTGCAACTTCCCCTCGGCATGGGCAGCAGTGTGCTTACCGTGCCTTCCCGCGCTGTGCAGTCCGGCCGCGACGAATCCTATGTGTATGTGGTGGACGCCAAAAAAAATGCCGCCTACCGCCCGGTAAAAGTCCTGTTTGAGCACAATGACGTCAGTGTGGTGGAAGGGTCTGTCTCTGAAGGGGACAAGGTGGTGGTGGAAGGCCAGGTGCGCCTTGCGCCGGGGCTTCCTGTAAAGGAAGTCGAATAG
- a CDS encoding YigZ family protein — translation MSRYPVPASTAAEPHCTELVIRRSRFLALCAHTPGPAAARSFVEETRRRHADATHNCWAYAAGAPGHTAQIGSSDDGEPHGTAGRPMLQVVLHSGVGELCVVVSRWFGGVKLGTGGLVRAYQDSVRENLASLLLVERVPQVRLAVTVEYAHVDALRRLLPGFEALAVDENYEAEAHFILLLPEENLERFKPALAGLSNGSACCRLVENEDA, via the coding sequence ATGAGCCGCTACCCCGTTCCCGCTTCCACTGCCGCAGAGCCGCATTGCACAGAGCTTGTCATACGGCGCAGCCGTTTCCTTGCCCTGTGCGCCCACACCCCGGGGCCAGCCGCAGCGCGCTCCTTTGTGGAGGAAACACGACGCCGCCATGCCGATGCCACACATAACTGTTGGGCCTATGCGGCGGGCGCGCCGGGGCATACGGCACAGATCGGCTCATCGGATGATGGAGAGCCGCACGGAACCGCAGGGCGCCCCATGCTCCAGGTGGTGCTGCACAGCGGGGTGGGGGAGTTGTGCGTAGTGGTGAGCCGCTGGTTCGGCGGCGTCAAGCTGGGAACCGGCGGGCTTGTGCGCGCCTATCAGGACAGCGTGCGTGAAAACCTCGCCTCGCTGCTGCTGGTGGAAAGAGTGCCGCAGGTGCGTCTGGCTGTTACTGTGGAGTACGCTCATGTAGACGCCCTGCGGCGTCTGCTGCCCGGCTTTGAGGCCCTTGCCGTGGATGAAAACTATGAGGCCGAGGCGCATTTTATTCTCTTGCTGCCTGAAGAGAACCTGGAGCGGTTCAAGCCGGCGCTTGCCGGTCTGAGCAACGGCTCGGCTTGCTGCCGTCTTGTGGAGAATGAGGACGCCTGA
- a CDS encoding cupin domain-containing protein has translation MDPQHLIDHLGLVPHPEGGYYRRTYCCGHTLAAQDLPCGFDRPRPVSTAILFLLRAGQYSRLHRIRQDELWHFHLGGPLRLAWIDRDGRSHETLLGPEILNGQVLQWAVPGGCWFGATPAPGSACSLVGCTVAPGFDFSDLCFGSRNELERRYPLALDCIREFCPSDAAQAPHLGHMEGASCGGSGLRTDGDRS, from the coding sequence ATGGACCCACAGCATCTTATTGATCATCTTGGCCTTGTTCCGCATCCGGAGGGCGGCTATTACCGCCGCACGTACTGTTGCGGCCACACGCTTGCAGCGCAGGATCTGCCTTGTGGTTTTGACCGGCCCCGTCCCGTATCCACAGCCATTCTTTTTTTATTGCGGGCAGGGCAGTATTCGCGTCTGCACCGTATACGGCAGGACGAACTGTGGCACTTTCATCTGGGCGGTCCCTTGCGGCTGGCATGGATAGACCGGGACGGGCGCTCTCATGAGACGCTTCTCGGCCCGGAAATTCTGAACGGCCAGGTTTTGCAGTGGGCCGTGCCTGGCGGCTGCTGGTTCGGCGCGACACCTGCGCCGGGGTCAGCCTGCTCGCTGGTGGGCTGCACCGTGGCTCCCGGTTTTGATTTCAGTGATTTGTGCTTCGGCAGCCGTAACGAACTGGAGAGGCGCTATCCCCTGGCTCTGGACTGCATCCGCGAGTTTTGCCCGTCTGATGCCGCACAGGCTCCGCACCTCGGCCATATGGAGGGCGCCTCCTGCGGTGGCTCCGGCCTTCGGACGGATGGGGACCGTTCATGA
- a CDS encoding rubrerythrin family protein, giving the protein MDKTQENLMTAFAGESQANRKYLAFAQVADKEGLTQVAKLFRATAAAETIHAHAHLRNAGKIGDTTANLKSAIEGETYEFTKMYPEMIKDAEAEGKTAIAKYFDFVNSVEEVHANLYKKALENPGGLPETDYYICKVCGYTHEGPCDDCPVCGAGTAAFFNASECCK; this is encoded by the coding sequence ATGGACAAGACTCAGGAAAATCTCATGACGGCCTTTGCCGGTGAATCCCAGGCCAACCGTAAATACCTTGCCTTCGCCCAGGTGGCCGACAAGGAAGGCCTGACCCAGGTGGCCAAGCTTTTCCGCGCCACTGCCGCCGCCGAAACCATCCACGCCCACGCTCACCTGCGTAATGCCGGCAAGATCGGCGACACCACGGCTAACCTCAAGTCCGCCATTGAAGGTGAAACCTACGAGTTCACCAAGATGTACCCCGAGATGATCAAGGACGCCGAAGCCGAAGGCAAGACTGCCATTGCCAAGTACTTCGACTTTGTGAACAGCGTGGAAGAAGTGCACGCCAACCTGTACAAAAAGGCTCTGGAAAATCCCGGCGGCCTGCCCGAAACCGATTACTACATCTGTAAGGTCTGCGGCTACACACACGAAGGCCCCTGTGACGACTGCCCCGTGTGCGGCGCCGGTACGGCTGCATTTTTCAATGCCAGCGAGTGCTGCAAGTAA
- a CDS encoding S41 family peptidase: MRLLFRSHMFAFLLLIGVAAAFPGVSYGADAKEPAKEAPNKFDALKRFSQVLDLVERYYVRDVTQGDLINGAVKGMLQGLDPHSTFMSTDEYKEMQETTSGEFFGVGIEISQENGQITVVTPIEDTPAFRAGLQPGDIILSINGQPVQELSLQEVVSRIRGPKGSEVELVILHNDSKNPQTVRITRDAIPLISVKSKKLEDGYYWIRLTRFSERTTDELKDALKAAAKESKANGGIKGIVLDLRNNPGGLLDQAVSVADAFLEKGTIVSIKGRRENTERVYSAKKQNDDVRVPMVVLINAGSASASEIVAGALRDQKRALIMGERSFGKGSVQNIIPLSDGSGLKLTVALYYTPNGSSIQAEGIVPDLEIPFEAPRSDDKDNPRLLLREQDLNRHLETKNDKKAPKGKNTANDAQEQLARDNQLRMGLQMVKSLPKMSEIKAQ, encoded by the coding sequence ATGCGTCTTCTTTTCCGTTCACACATGTTTGCATTCCTTCTGCTCATTGGCGTTGCCGCGGCGTTTCCCGGCGTATCGTACGGCGCTGACGCAAAAGAGCCTGCCAAGGAAGCCCCCAATAAATTTGATGCCCTCAAACGCTTCAGCCAGGTTCTTGATCTGGTAGAGCGTTACTATGTACGCGACGTAACTCAGGGCGACCTCATCAACGGGGCCGTCAAGGGCATGCTGCAAGGGCTTGACCCCCACTCCACCTTCATGAGCACAGATGAATACAAAGAAATGCAGGAGACGACCTCCGGCGAATTCTTTGGCGTGGGCATAGAAATCTCACAGGAAAACGGCCAGATTACCGTGGTGACGCCCATTGAAGATACCCCGGCCTTCCGCGCCGGCCTGCAGCCGGGCGACATCATTCTGTCCATCAACGGCCAGCCTGTCCAAGAACTGTCGCTTCAAGAAGTGGTTTCGCGCATCCGCGGCCCCAAGGGATCTGAAGTGGAGCTGGTCATCCTGCACAACGACTCAAAAAACCCGCAAACTGTCCGTATTACGCGCGATGCCATTCCCCTCATCAGCGTCAAGTCCAAAAAACTCGAGGACGGCTATTACTGGATACGCCTCACGCGCTTTTCAGAACGCACCACCGATGAACTGAAAGACGCGCTCAAGGCGGCAGCAAAAGAAAGCAAAGCCAATGGCGGCATCAAGGGTATTGTGCTTGACCTGCGCAACAACCCCGGAGGCCTGCTTGACCAGGCCGTAAGCGTGGCCGATGCTTTTCTTGAAAAAGGCACCATTGTTTCCATCAAGGGGCGCCGCGAAAACACAGAACGTGTGTATTCGGCCAAAAAACAGAACGACGATGTGCGTGTGCCTATGGTGGTCCTGATCAATGCGGGATCGGCCTCGGCGTCTGAAATTGTGGCCGGGGCGCTGCGCGACCAGAAACGCGCCCTCATCATGGGTGAACGCTCGTTCGGCAAGGGGTCTGTGCAGAATATCATTCCCCTTTCCGATGGTTCCGGGCTCAAGCTCACGGTCGCCCTTTACTATACACCCAACGGCAGTTCCATTCAGGCCGAAGGCATTGTGCCTGACCTTGAAATCCCCTTTGAAGCGCCGCGTTCCGACGACAAGGACAATCCGCGCCTGCTCCTGCGCGAGCAGGACCTGAATCGCCACCTTGAAACCAAGAACGACAAAAAGGCTCCCAAGGGGAAAAATACGGCCAATGATGCCCAGGAGCAGCTTGCACGGGACAATCAGTTGCGCATGGGGCTGCAGATGGTCAAAAGCCTGCCCAAGATGAGTGAAATCAAGGCTCAGTAA
- a CDS encoding divergent polysaccharide deacetylase family protein has product MSDKKHTTSLLPGRSWLVGRLSASWRVALGGSLWLLGCLALALWLGRGEEAPFRTGGSDAPAQAEYGHARALESAAGDSSQPFHTRLTALDMAVEEAMSAALPKAHWRREILPAASHAGDRANGPENLPEISGRCAYTITGPCAPLRLGLALLGRFAAHTDVFSPHAGGAGLTAQAAPHADAASSGTEKAGAGRAASDASFLRDGNIRLCWTSDGQLEIRDHGRLTHRILFPGREGELAGLDIPLPRPALALVIDDMGQSLEAAGALAALPYAVTPAIWPHAPHATSTAELAAQRRMDVLVHVPMEALPRKDGTIPNPGQGALKVGMEPHRIQAILEANLASLPTAVGLNNHMGSAFTGDAAACRIVCARLAGTGFFLLDSLTTPGSLLAQQARALGLVSASRDVFLDTYRQTPAILKALDQAAVRARIRGYAIAIGHPYAETLSALRAWQNSEGVALVPLRRLIWNMALEQAGTATNTAADSALQMPVR; this is encoded by the coding sequence ATGTCTGATAAAAAACATACTACAAGCCTCCTGCCCGGCCGCTCATGGCTGGTCGGGAGGCTTTCCGCTTCATGGCGCGTGGCCCTGGGCGGCAGTCTCTGGCTGCTGGGCTGCCTTGCCCTGGCGCTCTGGCTGGGCCGTGGGGAAGAGGCCCCTTTCAGGACTGGCGGCAGCGACGCACCCGCGCAGGCTGAATACGGGCATGCCCGCGCTCTGGAATCCGCAGCGGGCGACAGCTCCCAGCCCTTCCATACACGCCTGACGGCGCTGGATATGGCGGTAGAAGAAGCCATGTCAGCTGCGCTGCCCAAGGCGCACTGGCGGCGCGAAATTCTCCCCGCGGCCTCCCATGCGGGCGACCGGGCCAACGGACCTGAAAACCTGCCGGAAATTTCCGGCAGGTGCGCCTACACAATTACCGGTCCTTGCGCCCCCCTGCGCCTGGGACTGGCCCTGCTGGGCAGGTTTGCGGCACATACTGACGTTTTTTCCCCTCATGCAGGGGGCGCCGGACTTACGGCGCAGGCAGCGCCGCATGCAGACGCCGCCTCCTCCGGAACAGAAAAGGCAGGAGCAGGCAGGGCCGCGTCGGACGCTTCTTTCCTGCGCGACGGGAACATCCGCCTGTGCTGGACCAGCGACGGGCAACTGGAAATACGCGACCACGGCCGCCTGACGCACCGCATTCTTTTTCCCGGTCGCGAAGGCGAACTTGCAGGGCTGGATATTCCCCTGCCTCGCCCGGCCCTGGCGCTGGTCATTGACGACATGGGACAAAGCCTCGAAGCTGCGGGCGCGCTTGCCGCCCTGCCCTATGCCGTTACGCCCGCCATATGGCCACACGCGCCACACGCCACGAGCACAGCGGAACTAGCGGCGCAAAGGCGTATGGATGTACTCGTCCATGTGCCGATGGAGGCCCTGCCCCGAAAGGACGGAACCATTCCCAACCCCGGGCAGGGGGCACTGAAGGTCGGCATGGAGCCGCACCGCATACAGGCCATCCTTGAAGCAAACCTGGCGAGCCTGCCTACTGCCGTGGGCCTGAACAACCACATGGGTTCCGCCTTTACAGGCGATGCGGCCGCCTGCCGCATTGTATGCGCCCGCCTCGCGGGTACAGGTTTTTTTCTGCTGGACAGTCTCACAACTCCCGGTTCGCTGCTGGCGCAGCAGGCCCGCGCCCTGGGACTGGTGAGCGCCAGCCGTGATGTTTTTCTTGATACATACCGCCAGACGCCAGCTATTCTCAAAGCTCTGGATCAGGCAGCAGTCAGGGCGCGTATCCGGGGATACGCCATTGCCATCGGCCATCCTTATGCCGAAACCCTGAGTGCCCTGCGAGCCTGGCAAAACAGTGAAGGCGTGGCGCTTGTCCCCTTGCGCCGCCTCATATGGAACATGGCTCTGGAACAAGCCGGAACAGCCACAAACACGGCTGCGGACAGCGCGTTGCAGATGCCCGTGCGCTAA
- the ndk gene encoding nucleoside-diphosphate kinase, giving the protein MMQSTFAIIKPDAVSRQLTGEILAAMEASGLKIVALKRLHLSKAQAAGFYAVHRERPFFDSLTDYMSSGPVVCVVLRGEDAVPRWRALMGATNPAQAEPGTLRARYGQSLEANAVHGSDAQETAAFEIGYFFNGLEISE; this is encoded by the coding sequence ATGATGCAATCCACCTTTGCCATAATCAAGCCCGACGCTGTTTCGCGCCAGTTGACCGGTGAAATACTGGCGGCTATGGAAGCTTCGGGGCTGAAGATCGTGGCCCTTAAAAGGTTGCATCTTTCCAAGGCGCAGGCTGCCGGTTTTTATGCCGTTCACCGCGAGCGCCCTTTTTTTGACAGCTTGACGGACTACATGTCTTCCGGCCCGGTTGTTTGTGTCGTTTTACGCGGTGAGGACGCCGTGCCCAGGTGGCGCGCCCTCATGGGAGCCACCAACCCCGCGCAGGCAGAGCCGGGCACCTTGCGCGCCAGGTACGGCCAGAGCCTTGAGGCCAACGCCGTGCACGGCTCTGACGCGCAGGAAACTGCGGCATTTGAAATCGGCTATTTCTTCAACGGACTGGAAATTTCGGAGTAA
- the proC gene encoding pyrroline-5-carboxylate reductase produces the protein MTLRIGCVGCGNMGGAIMSGLARPGTRNENRNSAYTLCGYNRTASRMQALEKAGVRVMASPLGVAENADIILLAVKPYQIREIMEQIRPALNKGKVILSVAAGITMHSLQQWAEALCPVVRCMPNTPALVGMGVFALCFDDPALGNERRQDILRLFSGLGQCVEMAEDKFTAFSALIGAGPAYVFAMMQGLVQAGVTMGFPHAQARQMVTALFAGSARMAEEDATPLGQLRDNVCSPGGLTIAGVNALDRAGLTGLLVDAVLAASARGAEMERNNG, from the coding sequence ATGACACTGCGCATAGGCTGTGTGGGTTGTGGCAACATGGGCGGGGCCATCATGTCCGGTTTGGCCCGTCCCGGAACGCGGAACGAAAACCGGAACAGCGCCTACACGCTCTGTGGTTACAACCGCACAGCCTCGCGCATGCAGGCCCTGGAAAAAGCCGGAGTGCGCGTCATGGCGTCCCCACTGGGAGTGGCGGAAAACGCAGATATCATCCTGCTGGCCGTCAAACCCTACCAGATACGCGAAATAATGGAGCAGATACGCCCCGCCCTGAACAAGGGCAAGGTCATTCTGTCTGTGGCGGCGGGCATCACCATGCACAGCCTGCAACAATGGGCCGAAGCGCTTTGTCCCGTAGTGCGCTGCATGCCCAACACCCCGGCTTTGGTGGGTATGGGCGTGTTTGCCCTGTGCTTTGACGACCCTGCACTCGGCAATGAACGCAGGCAGGACATTCTGCGGCTTTTCAGCGGTCTCGGGCAGTGTGTCGAGATGGCCGAGGACAAGTTCACGGCTTTTTCCGCTCTTATCGGCGCAGGCCCGGCATATGTTTTTGCCATGATGCAGGGACTTGTGCAGGCCGGGGTAACAATGGGATTTCCCCATGCCCAGGCGCGGCAAATGGTTACAGCACTTTTTGCCGGCTCGGCGCGCATGGCAGAAGAAGATGCGACGCCATTGGGCCAGTTGCGCGACAATGTGTGCTCACCCGGTGGCCTGACCATCGCCGGGGTCAACGCCCTGGACCGCGCGGGCCTCACCGGCCTGCTGGTGGATGCGGTGCTGGCCGCCAGTGCCCGTGGCGCTGAAATGGAGCGGAATAACGGCTAG
- a CDS encoding ABC transporter ATP-binding protein has translation MFPATDAACLSQSVAASLLELHNVSRHFSISRGLFAEQRMLVAVDDVNLSLAPGESLGLVGESGCGKSTLGRLACGLLPPTEGRVLLDGRELPPAGAGSWASGRIQMVFQDPFSSLNPRRCVRTSIAEPLAARNLPRAERNDLADRMLATVGLEGMGGRYPHEFSGGQRQRIAVARALITRPDVVICDEPVSALDASVQAQILNLLRDVQEHFGPAYLFISHDLAVVGFLCSRIAVMYLGQIVEEALAGQLFSGAAHPYTRALMAAMPSGESGGRLAEPLEGELPSPLDPPAGCRFHPRCPLAQDVCRNEAPVWKECAPGWRVRCWLA, from the coding sequence ATGTTTCCCGCTACGGATGCCGCCTGCCTGTCGCAGTCTGTTGCCGCTTCGCTGCTGGAACTGCACAACGTATCGCGACATTTTTCCATCAGCCGCGGCCTGTTCGCGGAGCAACGCATGCTGGTTGCCGTGGACGATGTAAACCTGAGTCTTGCTCCGGGTGAAAGCCTGGGCCTTGTGGGCGAATCGGGCTGCGGCAAATCTACTTTGGGGCGTCTGGCCTGCGGCCTGCTGCCACCTACTGAAGGCCGCGTATTGCTGGACGGCAGGGAGTTGCCCCCTGCCGGTGCGGGCAGTTGGGCCTCCGGCCGGATACAGATGGTTTTTCAGGATCCTTTTTCTTCGCTTAATCCGCGTCGTTGTGTGCGAACCTCCATTGCCGAACCCTTGGCCGCCCGCAACCTGCCCCGCGCCGAACGAAACGATCTGGCTGACCGGATGCTCGCCACCGTGGGCCTTGAGGGCATGGGGGGGCGGTATCCCCACGAGTTTTCCGGTGGGCAACGCCAGCGCATTGCCGTTGCCCGCGCCCTGATCACCCGGCCCGATGTAGTCATCTGCGATGAACCGGTGTCAGCTCTGGATGCTTCGGTGCAGGCCCAGATTCTCAATCTGCTTCGCGATGTGCAGGAGCATTTCGGCCCGGCCTATCTTTTTATTTCTCACGATCTTGCCGTGGTGGGCTTTTTATGCAGCCGTATAGCGGTCATGTATCTGGGGCAGATTGTAGAAGAGGCTCTGGCCGGGCAGCTTTTTTCCGGTGCGGCGCATCCGTATACGCGTGCGCTCATGGCGGCCATGCCCAGCGGAGAAAGTGGGGGCCGTCTGGCAGAACCACTTGAGGGCGAACTGCCCAGCCCGCTGGACCCGCCGGCCGGTTGCCGCTTTCACCCGCGGTGCCCGCTGGCGCAGGATGTCTGCCGTAACGAGGCCCCGGTCTGGAAAGAGTGTGCGCCGGGCTGGCGCGTCCGCTGCTGGCTGGCCTGA